GGACACCCAGACGGGGATCGGCGAGCCCCAGTAGCGGTTACGCGAGATCGACCAGTCGCGCGCGTTCGACAGCCACTTGCCGAACTGCCCGTCCTTGATGTGCTCGGGCGTCCAGGAGATCTCCTGGTTGAGCTCGACCATGCGGTCACGGAACTCGGTGACGCGCACGAACCAGCTCGACACGGCCTTGTATATCAGGGGGTTCCGGCAGCGCCAGCAGTGCGGGTACGAGTGCTGGTAGGTCTCGTGACGCAGCACGACCGGCCGCTTCTCGGCGGCGACGTCGGCGAGCGGGCCGGTGCCGTCCTTGAGGTCGCGGATGATCTCGGGGTTCGCGTCGAACACCTGCTGGCCGGCGTAGTCGGGCACGAGGCTCGTGAAGCGGCCGCGCGCGTCGATCGGGACGACCGGCGTGATGCCAGCGGCGTCGCACGCCGCCTTGTCGTCCTCACCGAACGCGGGGGCGAGGTGGACGAGGCCGGTGCCGTCCTCGGTCGTGACGAAGTCGGCGGCGAGCACCTGGTGCACGGCCGGGTTCTCGGCGTCGTCCGCGAAGTAGCGGAACGGCGGCGCGTAGCGACGCCCGGCGAGCTCCGCGCCGCGCACGCGGCGCAGCACCGACGCCTCGGCGTCGTCGCCCAGGTCGAGCTCCTTCGCGTACGCGGCGAGGCGGGCCGCGCCGAGCACGACATCCTGGCCTGCGACGACCGAGCCCTCGCCCGCGCGGACGACGACGTACTCGACGTCGGGCCCGACGGCGATCGCGAGGTTGGACGGCAGGGTCCACGGCGTCGTGGTCCAGATGAGCGCGAGCTCGCCCGACTCGAGGCGCACGCCGACCGTCAGCGCCGGGTCCTGGCGCGACTGGTAGACGTCGTCGTCCATGCGCAGCTCGTGGTTGGACAGCGGCGTCTCGTCGCGCCAGCAGTACGGCAGCACGCGGTAGCCCTCGTACGCGAGGCCCTTGTCGTAGAGCTGCTTGAACGCCCAGATGACCGACTCCATGAAGGAGGAGTCGAGAGTCTTGTAGTCGTGTCCGAAGTCGACCCAGCGCGCCTGGCGCGTGACGTACTCCTGCCACTCCCCCGTGTAGCGCAGGACCGAGCTTCGGCACGCCTCGTTGAACGTGTCGATGCCCATCGACTCGATCTGCGACTTGTCGGTGATGCCGAGGATCCGCTCGGCCTCGAGCTCGGCCGGCAGGCCGTGCGTGTCCCAGCCGAAGCGACGCTCGACGCGACGGCCGCGCATCGTCTGGTAGCGCGGGACGACGTCCTTGGCGTATCCGGTCAGGAGGTGCCCGTAGTGCGGCAGGCCGTTCGCGAAGGGCGGGCCGTCGTAGAACACGAACTCGTTGTCGCCGTCCTGGCCTGCAGGGCGCTGGTCGACGGACGCCTGGAACGTGCCGTCCTGCTCCCAGTACGCGAGGACCTCGCGCTCGAGGTCGGGCAGGTTCGGGGACGCGGGGACGGCGCCGTCGCGGTGCTGGGGGTAGACCATGCGAGTGTCTCCTGGCGGTGGTGGCAGCAGTGATGCAGGTGCATGCGAGGACGACGGTCCCGGGCGTGTGCCCGGTACCACCGCGGTACCACCCCGCTTGTCAGTGCGCTTCCTCGCCCGGGGGCGCGGTGGCGTGCTGACCGCTCGTTCGGCTGTGACGGGCCCACCCGTCCGGTTCTACTGGGGCCCGCTCGCGCGGAGCCTGTTCTTCCGGAGGCTCGCCGGTGATGGCCGGGTCGACGCCTTTAGGCCCATCGTACTACCCGTGCCGGTCCGTCCTCGGATCCCGGCGGTGCTCAACGGGCTGCGCGACGGCGGCGCTGCGAGAACGCCTCGATGTCCCGCGCGACGAGCTCCTCGACGGTCGCGGGGCGCCCGCTCCAGCGGGACCACAGTGCGTCGTCGCCCTCGAGCGCGGGCGACGACGCGACGGTGGGCGTCGGCACGGCGCGGAGGGCGGGGCGGGCGACGCTGAGGACGTCGACGTGCGTCGTCGCGGCGGGACGGGTGAGGAGAGCGGTGGCGGCCATGGGGATCCTTCGACGTGTGCGGCACGGGCTGCGGCAGCCGGGACCTGTGCTGGTCCCGGGATCGGCACGGCTGCGACGGTGCAGCGGTGCGGATCTGCTCGCCGACCGGGGATCGGTACTGCCGTCCGGTCAGCGAGCCGTCAACAACAGCGACAGAAGGCGGCGGTGCGGCGCACGAGCGTGCGCGCAGCCCCGACGTTGCCACGGCGGGAGCCGTGGGACGAGATCAGGGGCGTCGAGGTCACGGGAGCATCGTGCGTGACGACGTGCACGAGGACAACCGTTCCCCGGCGGCGTCCCACACTGTGGGCACGTCCCGGCGAGCGCGAGGCCGGGGCTCAGGGCTCCCGCGCGACGACCGTGTTCGAAGCCTGCGCGCGCGGCCGGATGATGAGCGAGTCGACGTTGACGTGGTGCGGGCGCGTGAGCGTCCACACGATCGCGTCAGCGACGTCCTCGGCCAGCAGCGGCTCGGCGACGCCCGCGTAGACGCGGCTCGCAGCCTCGGCGTCGCCGTCGTACCGGTTGAGCGAGAACTCCTCGGTGTGCACCATTCCGGGCGCGATCTCGATGACCCGGACCGGCTCGCCCACGAGCTCGAGGCGCAGGGTGTTGGCGATGATCCGCTCGGCATGCTTGGCCGCGACGTAGCCGGCGCCGCCCGGGTACGTGTCGTGCCCGGCGGTCGACGTGAGCACGACGACGTCCCCGCGGCCCGACGCGCGCAGCGCGGGCAGCAGCGCCTTGGTGACGCGCAGGGTGCCGAGCACGTTCGTGTCGTACATCCGCTGCCACCGCTCGACGTCGGCCTCCGCGACCCTGTCGACGCCGAGGGCGCCGCCCGCGTTGTTCACGAGGGCGTGCACGGGGCCCTCGGCCGTGATCTTCTCGACGGCGGCCGCGACCGCGGTGTCGTCCGTGAGGTCCGCGACAACAGGGACCGCGCCGGTCTCCTCGGCGAGCTCAGCCAGCCGGTCCGCGCGCCGCGCGACGGCGTAAACGTCCCAGCCGATCGAGCGCAGCAGCACGACGGTCGCCCTGCCGATGCCCGACGACGCGCCCGTGACGACCGCACGCAGGGCCTCGGGACGGACCGCGTCGTCCGCGCCGCGACGCGCGGCGCGACGACCGGCACGGGTCGCGGGGACGGTCGAGTCGTCAGGGACGGAGGGTGCAGCTACGTCGTCACTCATGACCTCGATCCTCCCACGCACGACGCCGAGGGTCGTCCCGACCGCCCGGCGGACACGTCGTCCTGGGCCGTCACCGCGCCCTAGGCTGGTCGCACGGCCACGGCAGGTCGACGTGACCCGCCCGGAGGCGGGACGAGGACGAGGGGCGGACTCATGAAGATCGGGTTCATCGGTGCGGGCAACATGGCGACCGCGATCGCGTCGGGCATCGTCGCGCGTGGCGTCGTCCAGGGCAGCGAGGTCGTCGTCCACGACGTGCACGCCGCCGGCGCGCAGGCGCTCGCCGAGCGCCTCGGCGCGACCGTCGCCCCGTCGAACGAGGCGCTCGTCGACACGGTCGACGTCGTCGTCCTCGCGATCAAGCCGCAGGTCATCCCGACGGCGCTCCCCCCGCTGGCCGCGGCTCTCGCGGAGAGCGGCGCGCTGCTCGTGTCGATCGCGGCCGGCACGTCGCTCGCGCGGCTCGAGCAGCTGCTCGGCGACGGTGGCGCGGAGCTGCCGGTCGTGCGCGTCATGCCGAACGTCAACGCGATGGTCGGCGCGGGCATGGCCGCGGTCGCGGGCAACAAGGCCGCGAGCGCGGAGCAGGTCGCGACCGTCGTGGACCTCTTCCGTGCGGTCGGCGACGCGATCGAGCTGCCCGAGTCGTCGTTCTCGACGTTCACCGCGATCGCGGGCAGCGCCCCGGCGTACGCGTACCTGTTCATCGACGCGCTCGCGCGCGGCGCCCTCAAGGCGGGCATGCCCAAGGCGATGGCGACCCGCATCGCGGCGCAGACGGTGCTCGGCAGCGCCCAGATGGTCCTCGAGTCGGACGACGCGCCGTGGGTGCTCATCGACAAGGTCTGCTCCCCCGGCGGCACGACGATCGCCGGCCTCATGGCGCTCGAGGACGGCGGCTTCGTGTCGACCGTCGTCGACGGCGTGCAGGCGACGATCGACCGCGACCGCGAGCTCGGCGCGGGGTCCTGAGCCCCGCTTCCCCGCCCCTGCAGGGCTGATCCGGTCACCCGCCGGGGCGTGTCAGCGGTAGCGTTGACCTCACGATCCGTCCGGCCGACCTGCCGGGCGTTGCGAGCCCTCGTGTGGGCCGCCGGTCGTCCGGGACGCCTGTCGTCGCGCCCCTCCCCGCAACCGCGCCGCGCCGTCGTGCCCGACGGCGCCTGCCGAGCCCAGGAGGCCCCGTGCCCGCAGCATCCCCTCGTGCCGTCGTCCGCCGCCGCGCCGTCGCGGCCGCGCCCGTCGCT
This genomic window from Flavimobilis soli contains:
- a CDS encoding SDR family NAD(P)-dependent oxidoreductase: MSDDVAAPSVPDDSTVPATRAGRRAARRGADDAVRPEALRAVVTGASSGIGRATVVLLRSIGWDVYAVARRADRLAELAEETGAVPVVADLTDDTAVAAAVEKITAEGPVHALVNNAGGALGVDRVAEADVERWQRMYDTNVLGTLRVTKALLPALRASGRGDVVVLTSTAGHDTYPGGAGYVAAKHAERIIANTLRLELVGEPVRVIEIAPGMVHTEEFSLNRYDGDAEAASRVYAGVAEPLLAEDVADAIVWTLTRPHHVNVDSLIIRPRAQASNTVVAREP
- the proC gene encoding pyrroline-5-carboxylate reductase; amino-acid sequence: MKIGFIGAGNMATAIASGIVARGVVQGSEVVVHDVHAAGAQALAERLGATVAPSNEALVDTVDVVVLAIKPQVIPTALPPLAAALAESGALLVSIAAGTSLARLEQLLGDGGAELPVVRVMPNVNAMVGAGMAAVAGNKAASAEQVATVVDLFRAVGDAIELPESSFSTFTAIAGSAPAYAYLFIDALARGALKAGMPKAMATRIAAQTVLGSAQMVLESDDAPWVLIDKVCSPGGTTIAGLMALEDGGFVSTVVDGVQATIDRDRELGAGS